DNA from Cyanobacteriota bacterium:
GAGATGCCTATATGGTAGCGGCTGGCTTACCAATACCACGTGAGGATCATGCCGAGGCGATTGCAGAGCTAGCCCTAGCCATGCAGGCTGCAATGCAGAACTTTTACACCGCAGCAGGCGATCCCATCCGCATTCGCATTGGCATTAACTCTGGGATGGTTGTAGCTGGGGTCATTGGCACCAAGAAGTTTATCTACGACCTATGGGGAGATACGGTTAATGTTGCCAACCGCATGGAATCTTATGGCGAACCAGGGAAAATTCAGGTAACTGAGGCTACTTATGGGCGGCTTCGCGATCGTTACCACCTAGTGCAGCGCGGCTGCATCCACATCAAAGGTAAAG
Protein-coding regions in this window:
- a CDS encoding adenylate/guanylate cyclase domain-containing protein — its product is DAYMVAAGLPIPREDHAEAIAELALAMQAAMQNFYTAAGDPIRIRIGINSGMVVAGVIGTKKFIYDLWGDTVNVANRMESYGEPGKIQVTEATYGRLRDRYHLVQRGCIHIKGKGNMTTYWLQGRITK